A genomic segment from Thermothielavioides terrestris NRRL 8126 chromosome 4, complete sequence encodes:
- a CDS encoding glycosyltransferase family 2 protein (CAZy_ID 269762; glycoside hydrolase family 12; CAZy_ID 269762. glycoside hydrolase family 12), with protein sequence MRYPISALPVLALWLRGAVGKYDAKLCDDGSYTSADGDFTCKTPSGEWSSDPGSVHSYPHVKFTDPALPVAFANISALTLSVQWAMGPGSTPLSVPGLDSSGLAKLDASANAAFDIFADRNAASSQNETEAETEIMVWLGRVGYAEPLGYDDGDAFLAKVTAGHTEFTLHKGTNQRGTNVYTWAAESNETSFAAEISPLIQYLWWTGLVSAGSYLGLISFGTEGYHAEGNVSFAPRMAPPLLTPSRPTTPGSFQGRPWSRETHDPFRDPSEASSPGTGSRTSVVLLTRKKTPLPPQEGIMNEKADCLPSSDEDVERGHAAPVALAAAPEKRTAAAAGGFKKSGNLLRRSYEALRRTYCPREEPGLVLPTSPTDDEKLKYLSTNRIPLYVFGVFSFLTLSAGMWLFAISAPIFYWYGVFVAFLNIYLIISYFVGVVGRDWDYTTHQQIVQQYPINEDTAPTVDVYLPCCSEPLEILENTYQHIVKLDWPAAKLRVYVLDDGDQAAVRDLARSYGFEYIVRGDRPRLRKAGNLRWAFARTQGDFFAIFDADFCPRPDFLRELVVEHLADDRTAIVQSPQFFRVTDEQTWVEQGAGATQELFYRVVQVNRNRWGASICVGSNAVYRRAALVDVGGTAEIGFSEDVHTGFGAVDRGWKVKYVPLCLATGICPNTPRSFFSQQMRWARGSTTLLTTKHFWVSNLTLMQKICYLCGKLLHKDCATKRKRPLTLCCIPGLLYYSAVSLGIFISPIPGTLLLSFRPEWFKYYNLAFAIPSIVYGSLVFRFWAKAKYGLNVQHVMVVQSYAYLTAIKDRLFGIELLWAASGDKKAHKSNKYRNMRILCWLWTIATVGGVVAIVTYRILTGFPWYHTIPLLVLNTTRMFRLSRVLIPKANHGNRTTPQKSYGN encoded by the exons ATGCGGTACCCAATTTCCGCGCTTCCCGTTCTCGCCCTGTGGCTTCGAGGGGCCGTTGGCAAGTACGATGCCAAGCTCTGCGACGATGGTAGCTACACTAGCGCTGACGGCGACTTCACCTGTAAGACACCTTCAGGCGAG TGGTCCTCGGACCCAGGGTCTGTCCACTCGTACCCCCACGTGAAGTTCACAGACCCCGCCCTGCCGGTGGCTTTCGCCAACATATCGGCACTGACACTCTCGGTGCAATGGGCCATGGGCCCGGGATCGACGCCACTGTCTGTGCCTGGTCTTGACTCTTCCGGCTTGGCGAAGCTCGATGCCTCGGCCAATGCGGCGTTCGACATCTTTGCAGATCGCAATGCTGCCAGCTCGCAGAACGAGACCGAAGCCGAGACGGAAATCATGGTCTGGCTGGGAAGGGTCGGGTACGCGGAGCCGCTGGGGtacgacgacggcgatgcGTTCCTCGCCAAGGTCACCGCCGGCCACACTGAATT CACCCTGCACAAGGGCACGAACCAGAGAGGCACGAACGTCTACACCTGGGCGGCCGAGTCCAATGAGACCAGCTTCGCAGCCGAGATATCGCCCCTGATCCAGTATCTCTGGTGGACCGGCCTAGTATCTGCCGGCTCGTACCTGGGGCTCATCAGCTTTGGCACCGAAGGGTACCATGCGGAAGGGAACGTCAGCTTCGCG CCCAGGATGGCACCGCCGCTCCTTACCCCCTCTCGGCCTACAACGCCGGGTTCGTTCCAGGGCAGGCCTTGGAGCCGTGAGACTCACGATCCGTTCAGGGACCCGTCCGAGGCATCGTCGCCCGGTACGGGCTCAAGAACGTCCGTTGTTC TTCTGACGAGGAAGAAGACACCCCTTCCTCCGCAAGAGGGGATCATGAACGAGAAGGCAGACTGCCTCCCCAGCTCAGACGAGGATGTCGAACGCGGGCATGCTGCCCCtgtcgccctcgccgccgcgccagaaaagcgaacagcagcagccgccggcggcttcaAAAAGAGCGGCAACCTTCTTCGACGCAGCTACGAAGCCCTCCGGAGGACGTACTGCCCGCGCGAAGAACCAGGCCTCGTCTTGCCCACCAGCCccaccgacgacgagaagctgAAGTACCTGAGCACCAACCGCATCCCGCTGTACGTGTTCGGAGTCTTCTCCTTTCTGACTTTATCGGCGGGCATGTGGCTGTTCGCGATATCGGCGCCCATATTTTACTGGTACGGCGTCTTCGTGGCGTTCCTCAACATCTACCTCATCATCTCGTACTTCgtgggcgtcgtcggccgcgaCTGGGATTACACGACGCACCAGCAGATCGTCCAGCAGTATCCCATAAACGAGGACACGGCCCCGACCGTCGACGTCTACCTGCCGTGCTGCTCGGAGCCGCTCGAGATCCTGGAGAACACGTACCAGCACATCGTCAAGCTCGACTGGCCGGCCGCCAAGCTGCGCGTGTACgtgctcgacgacggcgaccagGCGGCGGTGCGCGACCTGGCGCGCAGCTACGGGTTCGAGTACATCGTGCGCGGCGaccggccgcggctgcgcaaGGCGGGCAACCTGCGGTGGGCGTTCGCGCGCACGCAGGGCGACTTCTTCGCCATCTTCGACGCCGACTTCTGCCCCCGGCCCGACTTCctgcgcgagctggtcgTCGAGCACCTGGCCGACGACCGGACGGCCATCGTGCAGAGCCCGCAGTTCTTCCGCGTCACCGACGAGCAGACCTGGGTCgagcagggcgccggcgccacgcAGGAGCTCTTCTACCGCGTCGTGCAGGTCAACAGGAACCGCTGGGGCGCCTCGATCTGCGTCGGCAGCAATGCTGTCTaccggcgggcggcgctggtggacGTTGGCGGGACCGCCGAGATTGGTTTTTCGGAGGACGTTCACACCGG TTTCGGGGCTGTTGACCGCGGCTGGAAGGTCAAATATGTGCCGCTGTGTCTGGCAACGGGCATCTGCCCCAACACGCCAcgctccttcttctcgcAACAGATGCGCTGGGCGCGCGGCAGCACGACGCTGCTCACCACCAAGCACTTTTGGGTGTCGAATCTGACGCTCATGCAGAAGATCTGCTATCTCTGCGGTAAACTCCTTCACAAGGACTGCGCCACAAAAAGAAAACGCCCGCTGACTTTGTGTTGTATCCCAGGTCTTCTCTACTACTCGGCCGTCTCGCTCGGCATCTTCATCTCGCCCATCCCGGGCACGCTCCTTTTGTCGTTCCGCCCAGAGTGGTTCAAGTACTACAACCTGGCGTTCGCGATCCCGTCCATCGTCTACGGCTCGCTGGTCTTCCGCTTCTGGGCCAAGGCCAAGTACGGCCTCAACGTGCAGCACGTCATGGTGGTGCAGTCGTACGCGTACCTGACGGCCATCAAGGACCGCCTGTTCGGCATCGAGCTGCTGTGGGCCGCGTCCGGCGACAAGAAGGCCCACAAGAGCAACAAGTACCGCAACATGCGCATCCTCTGCTGGCTGTGGACCATCGccaccgtcggcggcgtcgtcgccatcGTCACCTACCGCATCCTCACGGGCTTCCCGTGGTACCACACCATtccgctgctggtgctcAACAC TACAAGGATGTTTCGTCTGTCTCGAGTATTGATCCCCAAGGCGAACCATGGCAACCGCACGACGCCCCAAAAGTCCTACGGAAACTAA